A genomic window from Pseudomonas argentinensis includes:
- a CDS encoding pilus assembly protein PilZ, with protein MISAPRLWNGLWLTLGAWLAAQCVLLLSREPQPARAAAVEVAAPPGLLVGHWQLQADDGAVPLTRLPVQYLGGLRAQPLGATVVVLRYEQQVRSYRRGQRLAPGIVLQDIDDTGLIFDNQGRRERLPWPPRPAVTGFKRQG; from the coding sequence TTGATCAGCGCGCCGCGCCTGTGGAACGGCCTGTGGCTGACCCTCGGGGCCTGGCTGGCGGCGCAGTGCGTGCTGCTGCTCAGCCGTGAGCCGCAACCGGCCCGTGCCGCCGCCGTCGAGGTGGCCGCGCCGCCCGGCCTGTTGGTTGGCCACTGGCAGCTGCAGGCCGACGACGGTGCAGTGCCGCTGACCCGGCTGCCGGTCCAGTACCTGGGCGGGCTGCGCGCGCAGCCGCTGGGCGCCACGGTGGTGGTGCTGCGCTACGAGCAGCAGGTACGCAGCTACCGCCGCGGGCAACGCCTCGCCCCCGGCATCGTGCTGCAGGACATCGACGACACGGGGCTGATTTTCGATAACCAGGGGCGGCGCGAGCGCCTGCCCTGGCCGCCACGGCCTGCCGTGACCGGCTTCAAGCGGCAAGGATAA
- the gspM gene encoding type II secretion system protein GspM has product MSLNLEHRGLRLLAVAIIAVLLALLAWREGQQRWQAFGQWQALAGASLALRADRTLSAEDLQQAAKARAIRIDTLEPDTAHWLVRGRLKDERVLQDWLLQLEREGAQLLRWSLRREESALHFELALQR; this is encoded by the coding sequence ATGAGCCTGAATCTCGAACACCGCGGCCTACGCCTGCTGGCGGTGGCAATCATCGCCGTACTGCTGGCGCTGCTGGCCTGGCGTGAAGGCCAGCAGCGCTGGCAGGCCTTTGGCCAATGGCAGGCGCTGGCAGGCGCGAGCCTGGCCCTGCGGGCCGACAGGACGCTGAGCGCCGAGGACCTGCAGCAGGCTGCCAAGGCCCGCGCCATCCGCATCGACACCCTGGAGCCGGACACCGCGCACTGGCTGGTACGGGGGCGGCTCAAGGATGAGCGCGTGTTGCAGGACTGGCTCCTGCAGCTGGAGCGGGAGGGCGCCCAGCTGTTGCGCTGGAGCCTGCGCCGTGAGGAGTCGGCGCTGCACTTCGAACTGGCCCTGCAGCGATGA
- a CDS encoding GspL/Epsl periplasmic domain-containing protein has protein sequence MKLEPWRRRAARPWLLLRPGSHGEAWQWARVEQGRVPASGSGTPPAIPGARVALVLPGERCSHFQVAAPPGLKRHEWPLLLEDRLLQSAEELACGCLAREPGWMRLVYIEQALLDGWLAQCAEWQLDVQRCWAQFQLLPVPAPGAAWCWRQEGGASLFVGSSAEARQHWLAWPVELQAAAPAGIWGELEIHRLEGAWPEPLAALDDLPSLFERRRAKRQARALSPGLWRLPAACLALAVLWAGLWASQQWRQQGVYQAQVEAVVGPVASLREAAQRVKQQRLGADERQLRLRQLQHLQTELDGWLRANAGWQLSAAQFDGQRWALRLQGHEAIDDSAWQAMAGAIGVAVQVSQAGDELDLTFDLGGA, from the coding sequence ATGAAACTTGAGCCTTGGCGTCGCCGTGCGGCACGGCCCTGGTTGCTGCTGCGCCCGGGCAGCCATGGCGAGGCCTGGCAGTGGGCTCGGGTCGAGCAGGGCCGCGTGCCGGCCTCAGGTTCGGGAACGCCGCCGGCAATACCGGGTGCACGGGTGGCGCTGGTGCTGCCGGGGGAGCGGTGCAGCCACTTTCAGGTGGCGGCGCCCCCGGGGCTGAAGCGTCACGAGTGGCCGTTGCTGCTCGAGGATCGCCTGCTGCAGAGCGCCGAGGAACTGGCCTGCGGCTGCCTGGCCCGCGAGCCCGGCTGGATGAGGCTGGTCTACATCGAGCAGGCGCTGCTCGACGGTTGGCTGGCGCAATGCGCCGAGTGGCAGCTCGATGTGCAGCGCTGCTGGGCGCAGTTCCAGCTGTTGCCGGTGCCAGCTCCCGGCGCCGCCTGGTGCTGGCGCCAGGAGGGCGGGGCGAGTCTGTTCGTCGGTAGCAGCGCCGAGGCGCGCCAGCACTGGCTGGCCTGGCCGGTCGAGCTGCAGGCGGCGGCGCCTGCCGGTATCTGGGGCGAGCTGGAGATCCACAGGCTCGAGGGCGCCTGGCCCGAGCCGCTCGCCGCGCTGGATGACCTGCCCAGCCTGTTCGAACGGCGCCGGGCGAAGCGCCAGGCGCGCGCACTCAGCCCTGGCCTGTGGCGCCTGCCGGCTGCCTGCCTGGCTCTGGCCGTGCTCTGGGCGGGGCTGTGGGCCAGCCAGCAATGGCGGCAGCAGGGCGTCTATCAGGCGCAGGTGGAAGCCGTGGTCGGCCCGGTCGCTTCACTGCGCGAAGCCGCGCAGCGGGTCAAGCAGCAGCGTCTGGGCGCGGACGAGCGGCAGCTGCGCCTGCGGCAACTGCAGCATCTGCAGACCGAGCTCGATGGCTGGTTGCGTGCCAACGCCGGCTGGCAATTGAGCGCTGCCCAGTTCGATGGGCAGCGCTGGGCCCTGCGCCTGCAGGGCCATGAAGCCATCGACGATTCAGCCTGGCAGGCGATGGCGGGCGCTATTGGCGTGGCGGTACAGGTGAGCCAGGCCGGCGACGAACTCGATCTGACTTTCGACCTCGGAGGCGCCTAA
- a CDS encoding type II secretion system protein — protein sequence MKRQRGFTLLEVTVALGIAAVLAVMTSQVLRQRLAVQQSVQQHQLGALCARELEARFAVEQLWPAQNSLAGVLAQGHGSCHWQLQMQGTGVRNLRRAELSLFADGERRESLGLYQLFLVRP from the coding sequence ATGAAGCGCCAGCGCGGGTTCACCCTGCTCGAGGTGACGGTCGCCCTCGGTATCGCCGCCGTGCTGGCGGTCATGACCAGCCAGGTGCTGCGCCAGCGCCTGGCCGTACAGCAGAGCGTTCAGCAGCATCAGCTCGGGGCGTTGTGTGCCCGTGAGCTGGAAGCACGTTTTGCGGTCGAGCAACTCTGGCCGGCGCAGAACAGCCTCGCCGGGGTGCTCGCCCAGGGCCACGGCAGCTGTCATTGGCAACTGCAGATGCAGGGCACCGGGGTACGCAACCTGCGGCGTGCCGAGCTGAGCCTGTTCGCCGATGGCGAGCGCCGCGAGTCGCTGGGGTTGTATCAGCTGTTTCTGGTGCGCCCATGA
- the gspH gene encoding type II secretion system minor pseudopilin GspH, with the protein MSEQRGFSLLELLVVLFIAGLLTSLSVAWLDSGEAPAQQALERLAAASRAQAAEALHAGQIHGLRWNGQRPEFVRQVRDREGLRWQVEAVALGEWPALLRPDWPAAGEPRLVFTPNGVGRAQALRWHWPDGGEQWQWESAGRLQRTSLP; encoded by the coding sequence GTGTCCGAGCAGCGCGGGTTCAGCCTGCTGGAGTTGCTGGTCGTGCTGTTTATCGCCGGCCTGCTGACCAGCCTCAGCGTGGCCTGGCTCGACAGCGGTGAGGCGCCGGCGCAGCAGGCCCTGGAGCGCCTTGCCGCCGCCAGCCGCGCCCAGGCCGCCGAGGCGTTGCACGCCGGGCAGATTCATGGCCTGCGCTGGAACGGCCAGCGCCCCGAGTTCGTGCGCCAGGTGCGCGATCGGGAGGGGCTGCGCTGGCAGGTCGAGGCGGTCGCGCTGGGCGAATGGCCGGCGCTGCTGAGGCCTGACTGGCCGGCTGCCGGTGAGCCGCGTCTGGTGTTCACGCCAAACGGTGTCGGGCGTGCGCAGGCATTGCGCTGGCACTGGCCCGATGGCGGCGAACAGTGGCAGTGGGAAAGCGCCGGGCGCTTGCAGCGGACGTCGTTGCCATGA
- a CDS encoding GspE/PulE family protein, with protein sequence MLPYRLARQAGLAWVPGEGSWSLWLCEDADTDQLQELLRVEGAPASVCRLPRSEFEQRLGQLYQAGEGANAALIEGIGEQVDLDSLMNDMPRIEDLLESDDEAPVIRLINGLFAQALQLQASDIHIETFEQSLVVRLRIDGHLSEVLRPPRALSAMLVSRIKVMARLDIAEKRQPQDGRITLRAAGREVDVRVSTLPGIHGERVVMRVLDKQASLLALPNLGMPSAVEQGLRACLGRPNGIVLSTGPTGSGKTTTLYASLNSLNDGSRNILTVEDPVEYAITGIGQTAINPRAGLTFASGLRAILRQDPDVIMLGEIRDRETAQIAVQASLTGHLVLSTLHTNSAVGAVTRLRDMGIEPFLIASCLRGVLAQRLVRRLCNCAERRPLQAAERQLLPELAGLDHSFHPVGCAQCQGSGYQGRLGLYEFIELDDGLIALLYSGASEVSMHAYLEERRQSLAAMACDCLGRGDTSLAEVLRAVQG encoded by the coding sequence CTGTTGCCCTATCGCCTGGCCCGGCAGGCCGGCCTGGCCTGGGTGCCCGGCGAGGGCAGCTGGAGCCTGTGGCTGTGCGAGGACGCCGACACCGACCAGTTGCAGGAGCTGTTGCGCGTCGAGGGTGCACCGGCTTCGGTGTGTCGCTTGCCACGCAGCGAGTTCGAACAGCGCCTGGGCCAGCTGTACCAGGCCGGCGAGGGGGCGAATGCGGCGCTGATCGAGGGCATCGGCGAGCAGGTCGATCTCGACAGTTTGATGAACGACATGCCGCGCATCGAGGACCTGCTGGAGAGCGATGACGAGGCGCCGGTGATCCGCCTGATCAACGGCCTGTTCGCCCAGGCCCTGCAATTGCAGGCCTCGGATATCCATATCGAGACCTTCGAGCAGAGCCTGGTGGTGCGCCTGCGCATCGACGGCCACCTGAGCGAGGTGCTGCGCCCGCCACGGGCGCTGTCGGCGATGCTGGTGTCGCGCATCAAGGTCATGGCGCGCCTGGACATCGCCGAAAAGCGTCAGCCCCAGGACGGCCGCATCACCCTGCGCGCCGCCGGCCGTGAGGTCGACGTGCGGGTCTCCACCCTGCCGGGCATCCACGGCGAGCGGGTGGTGATGCGCGTGCTGGACAAGCAGGCCAGCCTGCTGGCGCTGCCCAACCTGGGCATGCCCTCTGCGGTGGAGCAGGGCCTGCGCGCCTGCCTGGGCCGCCCCAACGGCATCGTGCTGAGCACCGGGCCGACCGGCTCGGGCAAGACCACCACGCTGTATGCCAGTCTCAACAGCCTCAACGATGGCAGCCGCAATATCCTCACCGTCGAAGACCCGGTGGAATACGCCATCACCGGCATCGGCCAGACCGCCATCAACCCGCGTGCCGGGCTGACCTTCGCCAGTGGCCTGCGGGCGATCCTGCGCCAGGACCCGGACGTGATCATGCTTGGCGAAATCCGTGACCGGGAAACCGCGCAGATCGCCGTGCAGGCCAGCCTTACCGGGCACCTGGTGCTGTCGACGCTGCATACCAACAGCGCCGTGGGCGCGGTGACCCGGCTGCGCGACATGGGTATCGAGCCCTTCCTGATCGCCTCCTGCCTGCGCGGCGTGCTCGCCCAGCGCCTGGTTCGTCGCCTGTGCAATTGCGCCGAGCGGCGCCCCCTGCAGGCCGCCGAGCGGCAGCTGCTGCCTGAGCTGGCCGGCCTCGACCACAGCTTTCATCCGGTGGGCTGCGCGCAGTGCCAGGGCAGCGGTTATCAGGGGCGCCTGGGGCTGTACGAATTCATCGAGCTGGACGACGGGCTGATCGCGCTGCTGTACAGCGGCGCCAGCGAGGTGAGCATGCACGCCTACCTCGAGGAGCGTCGGCAGAGCCTGGCGGCCATGGCCTGCGATTGCCTGGGCCGCGGCGACACCAGCCTGGCCGAAGTGCTGCGCGCGGTGCAGGGCTGA
- a CDS encoding pirin family protein: protein MLAIRKATDRGHADHGWLNSFHTFSFASYNNPKERGFSDLLVINDDTVAAGQGFGEHPHRNMEIFSYVLQGALEHKDSLGTGSVIRPGDVQLMSAGSGVSHSEFNHSRSEPVHFLQIWIVPSERQAEPRYQQEHFSEAQKRGRLQLIISPDGADGSLSVRQNARVYAGLFDGAEQAHLQLDDDRYAYVHVASGSVQLNGEQLQAGDGVRLRDVRDLHLSKGQQAEVLVFDLRPNELPSLY, encoded by the coding sequence ATGCTGGCTATCCGTAAAGCGACCGACCGTGGCCATGCCGACCATGGCTGGCTCAACTCCTTTCACACCTTCTCGTTCGCCAGCTACAACAACCCGAAGGAGCGTGGCTTCTCCGACCTGCTGGTGATCAACGACGACACCGTGGCCGCTGGCCAGGGTTTCGGCGAGCACCCGCACCGCAACATGGAGATCTTCTCCTACGTGCTGCAAGGCGCCCTGGAGCACAAGGACAGCCTGGGCACCGGCTCGGTGATCCGCCCTGGCGACGTGCAACTGATGAGCGCCGGTAGCGGTGTGTCGCACAGCGAATTCAACCACTCGCGTAGCGAGCCGGTGCACTTCCTGCAGATCTGGATCGTGCCGAGCGAACGCCAGGCCGAGCCGCGCTACCAGCAGGAGCACTTCAGCGAGGCGCAAAAACGCGGTCGCCTGCAGCTGATCATCTCGCCGGATGGCGCCGATGGTTCGCTGAGCGTGCGCCAGAATGCGCGGGTGTATGCCGGGCTATTCGACGGTGCCGAGCAGGCGCATCTGCAACTGGACGATGACCGCTACGCCTACGTTCACGTGGCCAGCGGCAGCGTCCAGCTCAACGGCGAGCAGTTGCAGGCCGGCGATGGCGTAAGGCTGCGCGACGTGCGCGACCTGCACCTGAGCAAAGGCCAGCAGGCCGAGGTGCTGGTCTTCGACCTGCGCCCCAACGAGCTGCCCTCGTTGTACTGA
- the gspF gene encoding type II secretion system inner membrane protein GspF, which produces MPTYRYQAVDLAGKAHKASLQADSERHARQLLRENGLFARELHRHDPQSRQPRRQRVSRAQLCELTRQLATLTGAGIPLVDALGTLERQLVQPALRSLLVAVRGSLAEGVGLARSLARQGGVFSALYCALVEAGERSGRLAQVLERLAEHLEQVQRQQHKARTALIYPAVLMGVSLAVVIGLMTFVVPKLTEQFAHAGQSLPWITTLLIGISNALVLLGPWLLGAALLAGLLGKLLLRKPHWCLRRDDLLLRLPQVGVLLQVLESARLSRSLAILVGSGVPLLEALQVATATVNNRRIRLALERVGNEVKGGVSLHRALEASGHFPPLLLNMVASGEASGTLPDMLERVADNQERGFARQVDTAMALFEPLMILVMGGVVLFIVMAVLLPIMQLNQGLTL; this is translated from the coding sequence ATGCCGACCTATCGCTATCAGGCCGTCGACCTGGCCGGCAAGGCGCACAAGGCCAGCCTGCAGGCGGACAGCGAGCGCCATGCCCGGCAGTTGCTGCGCGAAAACGGGCTGTTCGCCCGTGAGCTGCACCGTCACGACCCGCAAAGCCGCCAACCGCGCCGCCAGCGGGTCAGCCGCGCCCAGCTGTGCGAGCTGACCCGGCAACTGGCGACCCTTACCGGCGCTGGCATTCCGCTGGTTGACGCCTTGGGCACCCTGGAGCGGCAGCTGGTCCAGCCCGCCCTGCGCAGCCTGCTGGTGGCGGTACGCGGCTCGCTGGCCGAGGGCGTCGGCCTGGCCCGCAGCCTGGCCCGCCAGGGCGGGGTGTTCTCGGCCCTGTATTGCGCGCTGGTCGAGGCCGGGGAGCGCTCCGGCCGCCTGGCCCAGGTGCTCGAACGCCTGGCCGAGCACCTGGAGCAGGTGCAACGCCAGCAGCACAAGGCGCGCACCGCGCTGATCTACCCGGCCGTGCTGATGGGGGTGTCCCTGGCCGTGGTGATCGGCCTGATGACCTTCGTGGTGCCCAAGCTTACCGAGCAGTTCGCCCATGCCGGGCAGAGCCTGCCGTGGATCACCACGCTGCTGATCGGCATCAGCAACGCGCTGGTGCTGCTCGGCCCCTGGCTGCTGGGGGCGGCGCTGCTGGCGGGGTTGCTCGGCAAATTACTGCTGCGCAAACCGCACTGGTGCCTGCGCCGCGATGATCTGCTGCTGCGCCTGCCCCAGGTCGGTGTGCTCCTGCAGGTGCTGGAAAGCGCACGGCTGTCACGCAGCCTGGCGATTCTGGTCGGCAGCGGCGTGCCCCTGCTCGAGGCCCTGCAGGTGGCCACCGCCACGGTCAATAACCGGCGCATCCGTCTGGCCCTGGAGCGGGTCGGCAATGAGGTGAAGGGCGGCGTCAGCCTGCATCGGGCGCTGGAGGCCAGCGGCCATTTCCCGCCGTTGCTGCTGAACATGGTGGCCAGTGGCGAGGCCAGCGGCACCCTGCCGGACATGCTCGAACGCGTGGCGGACAACCAGGAGCGTGGCTTCGCCCGCCAGGTGGACACCGCCATGGCACTGTTCGAACCCCTGATGATTCTGGTGATGGGCGGCGTGGTGCTGTTCATCGTAATGGCCGTGCTGCTGCCGATCATGCAGCTCAACCAGGGCCTGACACTGTAA
- a CDS encoding general secretion pathway protein GspN produces the protein MSRRAWLWALLVFALTLLVELPARWLLAPLPVPLAGISGSLWQGQAERLGDLGPLRWQWQPWRARAQASAGYQGQRWQLQVAGWPWAWQASLQPVSDPHTLATDYRLAGQWQGRIVLSGSASRCRSAEGQLQGDGLALQAPWQLELGQARLALDCSTGWKLAGQLSLAGQHHADLAADLLARQARLTGRVEPGAALQPLLVSGQWLAPGGTEVARTIRW, from the coding sequence ATGAGCCGGCGCGCGTGGCTGTGGGCGCTGCTGGTATTCGCCCTGACCCTGCTGGTCGAGCTGCCCGCCCGCTGGCTGTTGGCGCCCCTGCCGGTACCGCTGGCCGGCATCAGCGGCAGTCTCTGGCAGGGGCAGGCCGAGCGCCTGGGGGACTTGGGGCCGCTGCGTTGGCAATGGCAACCCTGGCGAGCCAGGGCCCAGGCGAGCGCCGGTTACCAGGGGCAGCGCTGGCAGTTGCAGGTGGCCGGGTGGCCTTGGGCCTGGCAGGCCTCGCTACAGCCGGTCAGCGATCCTCATACGCTGGCGACCGATTACCGCCTGGCGGGGCAGTGGCAGGGCCGTATCGTGCTGAGCGGCAGCGCGTCGCGTTGCCGCTCAGCCGAGGGCCAGTTGCAGGGTGATGGGCTGGCGCTGCAGGCGCCCTGGCAGCTGGAATTGGGCCAGGCGCGCCTGGCGCTGGATTGCAGCACCGGCTGGAAACTGGCAGGGCAGCTGAGTTTGGCCGGTCAGCACCATGCCGACCTGGCGGCCGATCTGCTCGCCCGGCAGGCCAGGTTGACGGGGCGCGTCGAGCCTGGCGCGGCGCTGCAACCGCTGCTGGTCAGTGGGCAATGGCTGGCGCCGGGCGGCACCGAGGTGGCGCGCACTATCCGTTGGTAA
- the gspG gene encoding type II secretion system major pseudopilin GspG, giving the protein MRSNRFTQRGFTLMEIMVVIFIMGLLIAVVAPSVLGSQDKAMKQKVMADLSTFEQALDMYRLDNLRFPSNEQGLSALVAKPTVEPLPRAWRADGYIRRLPEDPWGQPYQYRSPGQHGRVDVYSLGADGVAGGEGIDADLGNWEL; this is encoded by the coding sequence ATGCGCAGCAATCGTTTCACCCAGCGGGGCTTCACCCTGATGGAAATCATGGTGGTGATCTTCATCATGGGGCTGTTGATCGCCGTGGTCGCACCCAGCGTGCTGGGCAGCCAGGACAAGGCCATGAAGCAGAAGGTGATGGCCGACCTGTCCACCTTCGAGCAGGCCCTGGACATGTACCGCCTCGACAACCTGCGCTTCCCCAGCAACGAGCAAGGGCTGTCGGCACTGGTGGCCAAGCCGACCGTCGAGCCGCTGCCGCGTGCCTGGCGTGCCGACGGCTATATCCGCCGCTTGCCCGAGGATCCCTGGGGCCAGCCTTATCAATACCGCAGCCCGGGCCAGCATGGTCGGGTCGATGTCTACTCGCTGGGCGCCGATGGCGTCGCGGGCGGCGAGGGCATCGATGCCGACCTGGGCAACTGGGAACTCTGA
- a CDS encoding prepilin-type N-terminal cleavage/methylation domain-containing protein gives MNARQGGLTLIELLVALALTALLGVLLAALVNGWINVRERLSQGAPGIPVLDFCLALERRFDTTVLRQLHERRLPLALNWLDWQPDELQLQWVALGAWPSAEGGARLQRQRLGYERRSQRLLLYTSGDLYAAGAPAWTLREQLDRVESVTFSFRQDSRWLAWPSTDRLRPDRGVRLTFQRDGAPYVCTFALPWGRS, from the coding sequence ATGAACGCCAGGCAGGGCGGCTTGACCCTGATCGAACTGCTGGTCGCCCTGGCGCTGACGGCCTTGCTGGGCGTGCTGCTGGCCGCCCTGGTCAATGGCTGGATCAATGTGCGCGAGCGCCTGTCCCAGGGCGCGCCAGGTATCCCGGTACTGGATTTCTGCCTGGCCCTGGAGCGTCGTTTCGATACCACCGTGCTGCGTCAGCTGCATGAGCGCCGCTTGCCGCTGGCCTTGAACTGGCTGGACTGGCAGCCGGACGAGCTGCAACTGCAGTGGGTGGCGCTCGGCGCCTGGCCGAGCGCCGAAGGCGGCGCCCGCCTGCAGCGCCAGCGTCTGGGATACGAGCGCCGCAGCCAGCGCCTGCTGCTGTACACCTCCGGTGATCTGTACGCCGCAGGCGCCCCGGCGTGGACCCTGCGCGAGCAGCTGGACCGGGTCGAATCGGTGACTTTCAGTTTTCGCCAGGACAGCCGCTGGCTGGCCTGGCCATCGACGGACAGGTTGCGCCCGGACAGGGGCGTGCGCCTGACGTTTCAGCGTGATGGAGCCCCCTATGTCTGTACCTTCGCCCTGCCGTGGGGCCGTTCATGA
- the gspD gene encoding type II secretion system secretin GspD: MIVRYCLAALLALGATQILADELLDLPVAESPLYEVNFVDTELSEFIDSVSQITGTTFIVDPRVKGKVTVRTVERHDSEAIYDIFLAQLRAQGFAAVNLPNGSVKILPDQAARLEPVPVDPSGGQPAAGDGIATRVFSVRNAASEQLLGIIKPLIDPRVGVITPYPAANLLVVTDWRSNLGRIDRLLAELDQVSDEPLQVMPLQHASAADTSALITRLLASDKGADGAQVIADPRSNALLVRGSADSRERVRALLTQLDRPGGELRASNTQVIYLRHANAAEVVKVLRGLSQEAPQAPGEGAEGAQVARLPISDSGVRLEYEEGTNAVVMVGPDSELAAYRSIVEQLDIRRAQVVVEAIIAEVSDSRAEELGVQWLFADEKLGAGVVNFSAGGANIASIAGAAASGDNAALGELLSGVNGATAGIGHFGGGFNFAVLLNALKSKSGFNLLSTPTLLTLDNAEASILVGQEVPFVTGSVTQNNSNPYQTIERREVGVKLRIKPQINIDNSVRLDIVQEVSSIADFASASDVITNKREIKTKVMVEDNGLIILGGLISDETSNTDQKVPLLGDIPGLGRLFRSTGKSGVKQNLMVFIRPRILRDGPSIASFSADKYQNLQRETALELPALDGDAGLQQLFPASRARLDGGAW, from the coding sequence ATGATTGTTCGCTACTGCCTGGCCGCGCTGCTGGCCCTGGGCGCTACCCAGATTCTGGCCGATGAGCTGCTGGACCTGCCGGTCGCCGAGTCGCCGCTGTACGAGGTGAATTTCGTCGACACCGAGCTCAGCGAGTTCATCGACAGCGTGTCGCAGATCACCGGCACCACCTTTATCGTCGACCCGCGGGTCAAGGGCAAGGTCACCGTGCGCACCGTCGAGCGCCATGACAGCGAAGCCATCTACGACATCTTTCTGGCGCAACTGCGTGCCCAGGGCTTCGCCGCGGTCAACCTGCCCAACGGCAGCGTGAAGATTCTGCCTGACCAGGCCGCGCGCCTGGAACCGGTGCCCGTGGACCCCAGCGGCGGGCAGCCGGCCGCCGGCGACGGTATCGCCACCCGGGTGTTCAGCGTGCGCAATGCCGCCAGCGAGCAGTTGCTCGGCATCATCAAGCCGCTGATCGATCCGCGGGTCGGGGTCATCACCCCGTACCCTGCCGCCAACCTGCTGGTGGTCACCGACTGGCGCAGCAACCTGGGGCGTATCGACCGCCTGCTCGCCGAACTCGATCAGGTCAGCGACGAGCCGCTGCAGGTGATGCCCCTGCAGCACGCCAGCGCCGCCGATACCAGCGCGCTGATCACTCGCCTGCTGGCCAGCGACAAGGGCGCCGACGGCGCCCAGGTGATCGCCGACCCGCGCAGCAACGCCCTGCTGGTCCGCGGCAGTGCCGACAGCCGTGAGCGGGTGCGCGCCCTGCTGACCCAGCTGGATCGACCGGGCGGCGAGTTGCGCGCCTCCAATACCCAGGTGATCTACCTGCGCCATGCCAACGCCGCCGAGGTGGTCAAGGTGCTGCGCGGTCTCAGCCAGGAGGCGCCCCAGGCCCCCGGCGAGGGCGCGGAGGGCGCCCAGGTCGCGCGCCTGCCGATCAGCGATTCCGGGGTGCGCCTGGAATACGAGGAGGGCACCAACGCGGTGGTGATGGTCGGCCCGGACAGCGAACTGGCGGCCTACCGCTCGATCGTCGAGCAACTGGACATCCGCCGCGCCCAGGTGGTGGTCGAGGCAATCATCGCCGAGGTTTCCGATTCCCGCGCCGAGGAGCTGGGCGTGCAGTGGCTGTTCGCCGACGAGAAACTCGGCGCCGGGGTGGTCAACTTCAGCGCTGGTGGCGCGAATATCGCCAGCATCGCCGGTGCGGCGGCCAGTGGCGACAACGCCGCCCTCGGCGAGCTGCTGTCGGGTGTCAACGGCGCGACCGCCGGCATCGGTCATTTCGGCGGTGGCTTCAATTTCGCCGTGCTGCTCAATGCGCTGAAGAGCAAGAGCGGCTTCAACCTGCTGTCCACCCCGACCCTGCTGACCCTGGACAACGCCGAGGCGTCGATTCTGGTTGGCCAGGAAGTGCCCTTCGTCACCGGCTCGGTGACCCAGAACAACAGCAACCCGTACCAGACCATCGAGCGCCGCGAGGTCGGCGTGAAGTTGCGCATCAAGCCGCAGATCAATATCGACAACAGCGTGCGCCTGGACATCGTCCAGGAGGTGTCGTCGATTGCCGACTTCGCCTCGGCCAGCGACGTGATCACCAACAAGCGCGAGATCAAGACCAAGGTCATGGTCGAGGACAACGGCCTGATCATTCTCGGTGGGCTGATCAGCGATGAAACCAGCAATACCGACCAGAAGGTGCCCCTGCTCGGCGACATACCCGGCCTCGGCCGGCTGTTCCGCTCGACCGGCAAGAGCGGCGTCAAACAGAACCTGATGGTGTTCATCCGCCCGCGCATCCTGCGTGACGGGCCGAGCATCGCCAGCTTCAGTGCCGATAAATACCAGAACCTGCAGCGCGAGACGGCGCTGGAGTTGCCGGCGCTGGACGGCGACGCCGGGCTGCAGCAGCTGTTCCCGGCCAGCCGCGCGCGCCTCGATGGGGGCGCCTGGTAA